A stretch of the Porites lutea chromosome 12, jaPorLute2.1, whole genome shotgun sequence genome encodes the following:
- the LOC140921335 gene encoding probable rRNA-processing protein EBP2, with product MADLEDGFTESDSDLSDQELQRDFASGKLQVGLNRLQPKKLARVYNNNIPGMKRKLKQIAQELDWLERMDITVTKDQDEEGVNPKTSATSTPSNEKSLHDDFQREMRFYRQAQAAVNIALPKLKKLDVATRRPDDYFAEMVKTDDHMQRVRAKLLSKQQAMERSEKAKKQREMKKYGKKVQQEVLQKRQKEKKEMMEAVKSFKKRGKNAPNSDLARASDEFQIQAEKDSSSIHKGKVVKRGKGAKRKRKDAKFGFGGLKKGMKRNSAQSSSDVSSFSAAKHSKAPKASRTGNKGKKRKNVRPGKSRRKQMKK from the exons atggcCGACTTGGAAGATGGTTTTACCGAAAGCGATTCTGATTTATCAGATCAAGAG CTTCAACGAGATTTTGCAAGCGGTAAACTTCAAGTCGGTTTGAACAGACTCCAGCCAAAGAAGCTCGCACGTGTTTATAATAACAACATC CCTGGCATGAAGCGGAAACTGAAGCAAATTGCTCAAGAACTTGACTGGCTTGAAAGAATGGACATAACTGTCACAAAAGATCAGGATGAAGAAGGTGTCAATCCAAAGACGTCAGCAACATCTACACCAAGCAATGAGAAAAGCTTGCATGATGACTTCCAACGAGAAATGAGATT ttaCAGGCAAGCCCAAGCTGCTGTGAATATAGCTCTCCCTAAACTTAAGAAGCTTGACGTAGCAACTAGGCGACCAGATGACTACTTTGCAGAAATGGTAAAAACTGATGATCACATGCAAAGG GTGCGAGCAAAGTTGCTCAGCAAGCAGCAAGCTATGGAAAGATCagagaaagcaaagaagcaGCGTGAGATGAAGAAATATGGCAAAAAG GTTCAACAAGAAGTTttacaaaaaaggcaaaaagaaaagaaggagatGATGGAAGCAgtaaaaagtttcaaaaaac gtgGTAAGAACGCTCCAAATTCAGATCTAGCAAGAGCCAGTGATGAATTTCAAATTCAGGCTGAGAAAGATTCCTCGAGTATCCACAAAGGAAAAGTTGTTAAACG TGGAAAGGGTGCAAAGAGAAAAAGGAAG gaTGCTAAATTTGGCTTCGGGGGACTGAAGAAAGGAATGAAACGGAATTCAGCACAGAGCTCTTCAGATGTGAGTTCGTTCAGTGCTGCAAAACACAGCAAAGCACCAAAAGCGTCTCGAACAGGAAACAAG
- the LOC140921305 gene encoding trimeric intracellular cation channel type 1B.1-like isoform X2: MDQFYDVFKFYAGQFANIPMFPVLQCAHYTIMCLKLRMEAGSLSFAYTHPMSCWVSSILTCFAGTIMANFLLGNALILPLLDMQQIAILTVIWYLAFFCPLDLFTKIFMLKPFWIALLVLKEAHRAKNVLKGVEMASLAYPDAWLVMIAIGTAKGAGSRLLRPVVKFVQGKIEPTNEALYPSFVTKLAILGSILVIMVRKRMLDFSTPEVLLLVACVGSVLQVIMFLSNTSDPFTHLEKAVAAVLFREPTEKANTSDSKKKKE; this comes from the exons ATGGATCAGTTTTACGATGTTTTTAAATTCTATGCTGGGCAATTTGCCAACATTCCTATGTTTCCAGTGCTACAATGTGCTCATTACACAATTATGTGCTTGAAACTGCGAATGGAGGCTG GTTCATTGTCATTTGCCTACACCCATCCAATGTCTTGCTGGGTTTCAAGCATCCTCACCTGTTTTGCTGGGACAATTATGGCAAACTTTTTGCTAGGAAATGCTCTCATTTTACCATTGTTAGACATGCAACAGATTGCTATTTTGACTGTTATCTG GTATCTTGCATTCTTTTGTCCACTGGATCTGTTTACAAAGATTTTTATGCTCAAGCCATTTTGG ATTGCTCTTCTTGTTTTGAAAGAAGCCCATAGAGCTAAAAATGTTCTAAAGGGGGTTGAAATGGCTTCCCTAGCCTACCCAGATGCGTGGCTTGTCATGATCGCCATAGGAACTGCTAAAG gaGCTGGAAGTAGACTACTTAGACCTGTAGTGAAGTTTGTCCAAGGCAAAATTGAACCTACAAATGAAGCACTTTATCCATCATT CGTCACTAAATTGGCCATATTAGGCAGCATCCTTGTCATTATGGTGCGTAAACGCATGTTGGATTTCTCTACACCTGAAGTTCTTCTTCTTGTTGCTTGTGTTGGTTCAGTTCTTCAAGTCATCATGTTCTTGAGCAACACAAGCGATCCATTCACGCATCTGGAAAAAGCTGTTGCTGCTGTCCTCTTTCGAGAACCAACTGAAAAGGCTAACACATCGGACagcaagaagaaaaaggaatag
- the LOC140921305 gene encoding trimeric intracellular cation channel type 1B.1-like isoform X1: protein MDQFYDVFKFYAGQFANIPMFPVLQCAHYTIMCLKLRMEAGSLSFAYTHPMSCWVSSILTCFAGTIMANFLLGNALILPLLDMQQIAILTVIWYLAFFCPLDLFTKIFMLKPFWIALLVLKEAHRAKNVLKGVEMASLAYPDAWLVMIAIGTAKGAGSRLLRPVVKFVQGKIEPTNEALYPSFVTKSSIVGSILVIMVRKRMLDFSAPEVLLFVACVGSVLQVIMFLSNTSDPFKHLEKAVAAVLFREPTEKANTSDSKKKKE from the exons ATGGATCAGTTTTACGATGTTTTTAAATTCTATGCTGGGCAATTTGCCAACATTCCTATGTTTCCAGTGCTACAATGTGCTCATTACACAATTATGTGCTTGAAACTGCGAATGGAGGCTG GTTCATTGTCATTTGCCTACACCCATCCAATGTCTTGCTGGGTTTCAAGCATCCTCACCTGTTTTGCTGGGACAATTATGGCAAACTTTTTGCTAGGAAATGCTCTCATTTTACCATTGTTAGACATGCAACAGATTGCTATTTTGACTGTTATCTG GTATCTTGCATTCTTTTGTCCACTGGATCTGTTTACAAAGATTTTTATGCTCAAGCCATTTTGG ATTGCTCTTCTTGTTTTGAAAGAAGCCCATAGAGCTAAAAATGTTCTAAAGGGGGTTGAAATGGCTTCCCTAGCCTACCCAGATGCGTGGCTTGTCATGATCGCCATAGGAACTGCTAAAG gaGCTGGAAGTAGACTACTTAGACCTGTAGTGAAGTTTGTCCAAGGCAAAATTGAACCTACAAATGAAGCACTTTATCCATCATT cGTCACTAAATCGTCCATAGTAGGCAGTATCCTTGTCATAATGGTGCGTAAACGAATGTTGGATTTCTCTGCACCTGAAGTTCTTCTTTTTGTTGCTTGTGTCGGTTCAGTTCTTCAAGTCATCATGTTCTTGAGCAACACAAGCGATCCCTTCAAGCATCTAGAAAAAGCTGTTGCTGCTGTGCTCTTTCGAGAACCAACTGAAAAGGCTAACACATCAGACagcaagaagaaaaaggaatag